Proteins found in one Magnolia sinica isolate HGM2019 chromosome 5, MsV1, whole genome shotgun sequence genomic segment:
- the LOC131245541 gene encoding uncharacterized protein LOC131245541, producing the protein MLSSSSPTLPCHLPQTFCKKQRLFNSLPLKKPSTSSCLRIGVQEIAEIAQNKVLVAATVASAIGQLSKPFTSALYGNGVDFKAAVRSGGMPSTHSAGVVAAATSLGLERGFSDSIFGMSVVFAAIVMYDAQGVRREVGIHAKVLNTILLRNQENPTPCNMEEEVLAPLLPLSEKTGSYKPNSMAPSPPIHRLKDATSKPSMVSSSLVADGKEGLKKANDDYFPLKESVGHTEVQVLVGALLGFLVSLIVDVIL; encoded by the exons atgctttcttcttcttctccaactctTCCATGTCATCTTCCTCAGACCTTCTGCAAAAAGCAGAGGCTCTTCAATTCCCTTCCTTTGAAGAAACCATCGACCTCCTCCTGTTTGAGAATTGGAGTCCAAGAAATTGCAGAAATCGCCCAAAACAAG GTCTTGGTTGCAGCTACTGTTGCTTCTGCAATTGGGCAACTATCCAAGCCTTTCACATCTGCTCTTTATGGCAATGGCGTCGATTTTAAGGCCGCTGTTCGGTCTGGCGGAATGCCATCAACCCATTCTGCT GGGGTTGTGGCAGCTGCAACTTCCCTTGGCCTAGAAAG GGGATTCTCGGACTCAATTTTCGGGATGTCTGTTGTTTTTGCTGCCATTGTCATGTATGATGCTCAG GGGGTGAGAAGGGAAGTGGGCATCCATGCAAAGGTACTCAACACCATACTACTAAGGAACCAAGAGAACCCGACTCCCTGTAATATGGAAGAAGAGGTTCTTGCTCCTCTCCTCCCTCTATCAGAGAAGACAGGTTCCTATAAGCCTAATTCTATGGCTCCTTCCCCTCCGATCCATAGATTGAAAGATGCTACAAGTAAACCCAGTATGGTCTCATCTAGTCTAGTGGCAGATGGCAAAGAGGGGTTGAAGAAGGCTAACGACGATTATTTTCCATTGAAAGAGTCTGTGGGGCATACAGAGGTACAAGttttagttggggccttgttaggTTTTCTTGTAAGCTTAATAGTTGATGTAATAttgtaa
- the LOC131245542 gene encoding pentatricopeptide repeat-containing protein CRR2, chloroplastic-like: protein MRFPLSFPTMLSSVWRRLLHSPYLPVIFFPCTANPNSKFHSFARKPISSDNPNDTSYYSSLLQSCINRKSIEPGKQLHAHILLLGLGSDPILGTKLVNLYSVCNSLPYAHLLFDKIPKGNIFLWNVLIRGYAWNGPHEVALSLYYQILDYGLKPDNFTFPFVLKACSALSAIREGRDIHEHVVQTGWESDVFVGAALVDMYAKCGCVNNAREVFDRISSRDVVLWNSMIAAYSQNSHPAEALSLCREMARIGFRPTTATLVTVISASSDVAALPQGREIHGFSWRHGFESQDKVKTALIDMYAKSGWVRVARVLFERLAEKRVISWNAMISGYGMHGHASKALSLFEEMKAAAQPDHITFVGVLSACSHGGLIDEGWCYFNSMVTHYSIKPAVQHYTCMVDLLGHSGRLDEAYDLIMGMAMNPDSGIWGSLLNSCKIHGNVELGEKALQRLIDLEPEDAGNYVILSNIYAQAGKWEGVADVRKLMKERGLKKSIACSWIEVKNKVHAFLAGDVSHPQSDGIYAELERLRGLVKEAGYVPDTGPVFHDVDNDEKMNMVWSHSERLAIVFGLINTAPGTRLLVTKNLRVCDDCHTAIKFISKIVDREIIVRDVNRYHHFRHGACSCGDYW from the coding sequence ATGAGATTTCCACTCTCCTTCCCGACTATGCTTTCCTCCGTATGGCGAAGATTGCTTCATTCTCCATATCTCCCCGTCATTTTCTTTCCTTGTACAGCAAACCCAAATTCCAAATTCCACTCCTTTGCACGGAAACCCATTTCTTCTGACAATCCCAACGACACTTCCTACTACTCCTCTCTCCTCCAGTCCTGCATCAATCGGAAATCGATCGAGCCCGGAAAACAGCTCCACGCCCATATCCTCCTCTTAGGTCTTGGCTCCGATCCCATCTTGGGCACAAAGCTTGTCAATCTGTACTCTGTTTGCAACTCACTGCCCTACGCCCACCtattgtttgataaaattccCAAAGGAAATATCTTCCTATGGAACGTTCTCATTCGTGGGTACGCCTGGAATGGGCCCCACGAAGTTGCCCTCTCCCTTTACTACCAGATTCTGGATTATGGTCTCAAACCAGACAACTTCACTTTCCCATTCGTCCTCAAGGCCTGCTCGGCCCTCTCTGCAATTCGAGAAGGAAGAGACATTCACGAACATGTGGTACAGACGGGGTGGGAGTCTGACGTCTTTGTAGGTGCTGCTCTAGTCGACATGTATGCGAAGTGCGGGTGTGTCAATAACGCACGGGAGGTCTTTGATAGAATTTCCAGCAGAGATGTGGTACTTTGGAACTCCATGATTGCTGCTTACTCTCAAAATAGCCATCCTGCTGAAGCGCTCTCTCTGTGCCGTGAAATGGCTAGGATAGGTTTCAGGCCAACCACTGCGACACTTGTGACGGTGATCTCAGCTTCATCGGATGTTGCTGCTCTCCCTCAGGGGCGGGAAATCCACGGGTTCAGCTGGAGACATGGATTCGAGTCTCAAGACAAGGTGAAAACCGCTCTGATCGATATGTATGCTAAGAGCGGGTGGGTCAGGGTTGCTCGGGTTTTGTTTGAACGCCTTGCTGAGAAAAGGGTCATCTCTTGGAATGCCATGATATCGGGCTACGGAATGCATGGCCACGCCAGCAAAGCTCTCTCATTGTTTGAGGAAATGAAGGCAGCAGCTCAGCCAGACCATATCACGTTTGTTGGAGTTCTTTCTGCGTGCAGCCATGGAGGTTTGATAGACGAAGGATGGTGTTACTTCAATTCAATGGTGACGCATTACTCGATAAAACCAGCAGTTCAGCATTATACTTGCATGGTCGACCTCCTCGGTCACTCTGGTCGACTAGATGAAGCATACGATCTCATCATGGGAATGGCAATGAATCCTGATTCTGGCATATGGGGTTCATTGCTGAATTCATGCAAGATTCATGGAAATGTGGAATTGGGTGAGAAGGCATTGCAGAGGCTGATTGATCTGGAGCCTGAAGATGCAGGCAATTACGTGATTCTGTCGAACATATATGCGCAAGCCGGGAAATGGGAAGGTGTTGCCGACGTAAGGAAGCTGATGAAGGAGAGAGGATTGAAGAAGAGCATTGCTTGTAGCTGGATTGAAGTGAAGAACAAGGTGCATGCGTTTCTTGCCGGAGATGTATCCCATCCTCAATCGGATGGCATTTACGCAGAGCTAGAGAGGTTGCGAGGGCTCGTGAAGGAAGCTGGCTATGTGCCAGATACCGGGCCTGTTTTTCATGATGTGGACAATGATGAGAAGATGAATATGGTGTGGAGTCACAGTGAGAGGCTGGCAATTGTGTTTGGGCTCATCAATACGGCGCCGGGGACAAGGCTTCTGGTGACCAAAAACCTTCGAGTCTGCGACGATTGCCACACTGCCATCAAGTTCATCTCCAAGATAGTTGATAGGGAAATCATAGTCAGGGATGTGAATCGGTATCATCATTTTAGACATGGTGCTTGTTCCTGTGGAGATTATTGGTAA